The following is a genomic window from Streptomyces chrestomyceticus JCM 4735.
TGCTGGGCCCGCCGGCTGCTTAGCATGTGCGGGTCGGCGCGTACCCCATCGGGACGCGACCCTCTTCCCGGAAGTGACGCCATGCTGCGCACCATGTTCAAGTCCAAGATCCACCGTGCCACCGTCACCCAGGCGGACCTGCACTACGTCGGCTCGGTGACGGTCGACGCCGACCTGCTGGACGCCGCCGACCTGCTGCCCGGCGAGCTGGTCCACATCGTCGACATCACCAACGGCGCGCGCCTGGAGACGTACATCATCGAGGGCGAGCGCGGCTCCGGCGTCCTCGGCATCAACGGCGCGGCCGCGCACCTCGTCCACCCCGGCGACCTGGTGATCCTCATCAGCTACGCCCAGGTGGACGACGCCGAGGCCCGTGCGCTGCGCCCGCGTGTCGTGCACGTGGACGCGGACAACCGCATCGTCGCCGTCGGCGCGGACGCGTCGGAGCCGGTGCCCGGCGGTTCGGCGGAGCGCAGCCCGCAGGCGGTCGTACGGGTTTAGGGCCCGGGCTCACGGCCGTACCGGCCGTGCGGGGAAGCCGAAGGCCATCCGGTCGCAGACCGGCCCCGTGGCGTCGAAGTTGAGGCGGCGCATCACGCGGGGCATCCCGGCGGGGATGGGTGTCCTGCCGTGCACCAGGGCCGTGTTGTCGGCGATCAGTACGTCGCCGACGGCGAGCTTGAAGCTCAGCCGGTTGGCGGGGGCGGCGAAGAACCGGCACAGCTCGGCGTACTGGTCACGGACGTCCGCGCGCGGGACGACCCGCGACACGCCGTCCGCCATCCGGAACCTCAGCGTGCAGACGCCGTCCCGGCGGTGGAACAGCGGCTGGGTACTGGTCTGGTCGGTACGGGTGATCGTCAGCGCGTCGGGCTCGGCCAGCGCGTCCCGTCGGCCGGGGAAGTGCCGCGCCAGATACTCGTAGGCGGCCTGGGCGCTGGCCAGGACGGACAGGCCGCCGCGCACGGCGGGCCGGACGCACTGGAGCGTCATCAGGGCCTCCGGGCGGTCACGGAACGCGCCGTCGGTGTGCAGCAGGTGCTCCACGCGGCTGGAGCCGAGGAAGCCGGCGACCGGGCGGGCCGGGCTGATCGGCACGATCCCGTCGCCGTCCGCGCGCGGGTGCGGCACCGGGGCGCCGAAGCGACGGCGCAGGCTGAGCAGGTCCTGGCGGCTCCTGGCCCGCTCGGCGCAGCGCAGGATCGCGAAGCCGTACCGGTTGAACGCGGCCAGCAGCTCGCGTTCCTGCGCGGCCGACATGCAGCACATCGAGGGCACCCGGACGATCTGCGCGGCCAC
Proteins encoded in this region:
- the panD gene encoding aspartate 1-decarboxylase, coding for MLRTMFKSKIHRATVTQADLHYVGSVTVDADLLDAADLLPGELVHIVDITNGARLETYIIEGERGSGVLGINGAAAHLVHPGDLVILISYAQVDDAEARALRPRVVHVDADNRIVAVGADASEPVPGGSAERSPQAVVRV
- a CDS encoding TauD/TfdA family dioxygenase, producing the protein MAPPDLRRPFGSGLSVAAQIVRVPSMCCMSAAQERELLAAFNRYGFAILRCAERARSRQDLLSLRRRFGAPVPHPRADGDGIVPISPARPVAGFLGSSRVEHLLHTDGAFRDRPEALMTLQCVRPAVRGGLSVLASAQAAYEYLARHFPGRRDALAEPDALTITRTDQTSTQPLFHRRDGVCTLRFRMADGVSRVVPRADVRDQYAELCRFFAAPANRLSFKLAVGDVLIADNTALVHGRTPIPAGMPRVMRRLNFDATGPVCDRMAFGFPARPVRP